The uncultured Fretibacterium sp. genomic interval GGACATGATCTACGCCGATTTTCACGTGCAGTGCGACCCGGAGATGCCCCTGAGGGAGGTCCACGCCCTGACGCACCGCCTTGAGGCGCTCCTGAACGAGCGGCTCCAGACGCGCATCAGCTGCGTCATTCACCCGGAGGCGGAGAGGAGAAGCGGGAGGAACGATTGACAGGGTGCCCTTTGGATACAGGCTTACGCTGTTCTTGGTTCGGTAAGGTTGTCCTTATTGGCCGTATACTATGTGTTTCCCGGTAGAAACAAGGCTATCGATGTCATCGTAGGCGTTCTCCAAACGCTCCTGATGATATTGAAAGTAGCCGTCATAGATTTCCCCGGTAACGCCTTTCTCGTCCCACTCACGAAGGACATCGCCGGTTGAGCGGCCATATTTGCTTGCATATCGTTCTATCAGGAACAGAAAGAACTTCATTTCCTCCGTCATATCACTCGCTCCTTAGATATGCCGAATTGCGGGGATCTCCGGTGACCCTTTCCGATTCCCACATGTCGAAAATCGCTCTCTCCGAGAATTCCCACATCGCCAGGTCCGCGTTTTCCAGCATGCTGTGTGTTTCCGATGTCAGGAATGTCCTTGCGGCCTCCATTTGAGCCATGCCATATTTATCCATGATGCGCTGAATGACGTTTTTATTGTAGTAATCCAACGAAGAATTCCGCATCCTTGTCATAAAAGGTTCACCCCCCTGAAATTCAGCAGCACGAGTGTCTCTTCGGTCTTGAATGTATACTGGTCCTTCAGTTTCTGCGGAAGAAGGCGTTTGATCGTCTCTTCCTCATCGTACATTCCATCGAGGTACAGGTCGATGACCGATGCTGTCCGGTCATCAGCGACGGGCCCGGATACGATATCCCAATCCATCGGGGCCGGTACACCTTTCCTGTTCCTTACGACAAAGCGCAGCCACTCGACGTCAGGAGCGTTGAATCGCAACATTTGGAGCTTGCTCATCTCCGTTTCATCGATTTCATAAACGCTGATATATGAATCTTTCCGATGAAGTCTCAGTGCGGTCCTTCTCGCCCACTTCGCAGCCTGTTCCAGATCGCTTGTCGTATAGAAGCCCTTTCCGAAGTCAAGTTCCCTCTGGACTTTCAAAAGCCTTGGCTCTCTGACCTCTACATTGCTCCCATGATACAGGATCATAAGGCCCACCGTCCCTTCTTACGCGAACATCTTTCCCCGCATAGACTTCTTCACGTTCA includes:
- a CDS encoding DUF3990 domain-containing protein; the protein is MILYHGSNVEVREPRLLKVQRELDFGKGFYTTSDLEQAAKWARRTALRLHRKDSYISVYEIDETEMSKLQMLRFNAPDVEWLRFVVRNRKGVPAPMDWDIVSGPVADDRTASVIDLYLDGMYDEEETIKRLLPQKLKDQYTFKTEETLVLLNFRGVNLL
- a CDS encoding DUF3791 domain-containing protein — protein: MTEEMKFFLFLIERYASKYGRSTGDVLREWDEKGVTGEIYDGYFQYHQERLENAYDDIDSLVSTGKHIVYGQ